A stretch of the Polluticoccus soli genome encodes the following:
- the icd gene encoding NADP-dependent isocitrate dehydrogenase, whose product MTPQKISMGANGKLNVPDCPIIPFIEGDGIGPDVWSASKRVLDHAVEKCYNGTRRIEWKEILAGEKAYNQTGEWLPAATLDAAREYIVSIKGPLTTPVGGGIRSLNVAMRQELDLYVCLRPVSWFHGVPSPVVHPENVDMVIFRENTEDIYAGIEFKNDSPEAKKLLAFLEELGAAKNIRFPETSSLGIKPVSKDGSERLVRAAIEYALEHGKPSVTLVHKGNIMKFTEGGFKNWGYQLAVREFGDKVYTWEQWETAKKERGEDEANKEIKKAQADGKLIIKDVIADNFLQQILLAPQDYSIVATLNLNGDYISDALAAAVGGIGIAPGANINYNTGHAVFEATHGTAPRFANTDTMNPSSLLLSGVMMLEYMGWHEPAECILQGLKTTIMRKRVTIDFYNLMHDATLLKTSEFATEIIKNI is encoded by the coding sequence ATGACACCACAGAAGATCTCAATGGGCGCCAATGGTAAATTGAATGTTCCCGACTGCCCTATTATTCCTTTTATCGAAGGTGACGGTATTGGTCCTGACGTATGGAGTGCGAGTAAACGAGTGCTGGACCATGCTGTAGAAAAATGCTACAATGGTACCCGCCGCATTGAGTGGAAAGAAATTCTGGCGGGTGAAAAAGCCTACAATCAAACCGGCGAATGGTTGCCTGCTGCTACACTGGATGCTGCACGCGAATACATCGTTTCGATCAAAGGTCCTCTGACCACACCTGTCGGTGGAGGTATCCGTTCGTTAAACGTGGCGATGCGCCAGGAGCTTGACCTGTATGTTTGTCTCCGCCCGGTATCATGGTTCCATGGCGTACCCTCTCCGGTAGTACACCCTGAGAATGTAGACATGGTGATCTTCCGTGAGAACACTGAGGATATCTACGCCGGTATCGAATTCAAAAACGATTCTCCGGAAGCAAAAAAACTGCTTGCTTTCCTCGAAGAGCTGGGCGCTGCGAAAAATATTCGTTTCCCTGAGACGTCTTCATTAGGCATCAAGCCGGTATCGAAAGACGGTTCAGAAAGGTTGGTACGTGCGGCTATCGAATACGCGCTGGAACATGGCAAGCCTTCAGTTACCCTGGTGCACAAAGGCAACATCATGAAGTTCACTGAAGGTGGCTTCAAGAATTGGGGTTATCAGCTGGCTGTTCGTGAATTTGGCGATAAAGTGTACACGTGGGAACAGTGGGAAACTGCAAAGAAAGAGCGTGGCGAGGACGAAGCTAATAAAGAGATCAAGAAAGCACAGGCTGACGGCAAGCTGATCATCAAAGACGTGATCGCCGACAACTTCCTGCAACAGATACTGCTGGCTCCGCAAGACTACTCTATCGTTGCCACCCTCAACCTGAATGGTGACTATATTTCTGATGCACTGGCTGCAGCTGTTGGTGGTATCGGTATCGCACCTGGCGCCAACATCAACTACAATACCGGCCATGCTGTGTTTGAAGCTACACACGGTACTGCACCACGCTTTGCGAATACAGATACGATGAACCCATCATCTCTGCTACTGAGCGGTGTAATGATGCTGGAATACATGGGCTGGCACGAACCTGCCGAATGCATTCTGCAAGGTCTGAAAACTACCATCATGCGCAAACGCGTTACCATCGACTTCTACAACCTGATGCACGATGCTACGCTGCTGAAGACCAGCGAGTTTGCAACTGAGATCATTAAGAACATTTAA
- a CDS encoding sensor histidine kinase, with translation MSVLRSKSPSPRLLSLFTALIISSSNALLSLTLRPQWYMPLVVFAITFIITYSLYYYTLQRFIYRKIKLIYKFIYHTKATKKEEFFYENLLPRKSIEEVSDDVQKWALQKRNEIATLQANEQFRKEFLMNLAHELRTPIFTVQGYIDTLLGGAIDDPDVNKKFLNNASKGTERLVRLVDDLGEISKLESGRIPLVQESFVIQDLIKDVYEELTLRAKEKNIHLQFKKGTERPLAVYADKQKIKQVLVNLVENSIKYGHDNGTVIAGSYIVDDKHVYTEISDDGPGIGEEHISRIFERFYRADRSRSRTIGGTGLGLAIVKHIIEAHGHQVTVRSTLNVGSSFGFTLDRGKE, from the coding sequence ATGTCGGTACTACGAAGCAAAAGTCCCTCACCCCGGCTGTTATCACTGTTCACTGCCCTGATCATTTCGAGCTCGAATGCGCTGTTAAGTCTTACGCTACGGCCGCAATGGTACATGCCGTTGGTAGTGTTTGCTATAACGTTTATCATTACCTATTCGTTATATTACTATACGCTGCAGCGCTTCATCTACCGTAAGATCAAGCTGATCTACAAATTCATCTATCATACCAAGGCTACCAAAAAGGAGGAATTCTTTTACGAGAACCTCCTTCCCCGGAAGTCTATAGAAGAAGTGAGTGACGACGTTCAGAAATGGGCTTTGCAAAAACGCAATGAGATCGCAACACTGCAGGCAAATGAACAATTCCGTAAAGAGTTCCTGATGAACCTGGCCCACGAGTTGCGCACACCGATATTTACCGTGCAGGGCTACATCGACACCCTGCTTGGTGGCGCCATAGACGATCCGGATGTAAACAAGAAATTCCTGAACAATGCGTCCAAAGGCACAGAACGCCTGGTTCGTCTCGTTGACGACCTTGGCGAGATATCAAAACTCGAGTCTGGCCGTATACCATTAGTGCAGGAGTCATTCGTGATCCAGGACCTGATAAAAGACGTATACGAAGAACTGACCCTAAGAGCTAAGGAAAAGAACATCCATCTTCAATTTAAAAAAGGCACCGAACGTCCGCTTGCCGTGTATGCTGACAAGCAGAAGATCAAGCAGGTCTTGGTCAACCTCGTAGAAAACTCCATCAAATACGGGCACGATAACGGAACAGTGATCGCCGGCAGTTATATCGTGGACGATAAGCACGTATACACCGAGATCTCGGACGACGGGCCTGGCATTGGCGAAGAGCATATTTCCCGCATCTTCGAACGCTTCTACCGCGCCGACCGCAGCCGCAGCCGTACCATAGGTGGTACTGGCCTGGGACTTGCCATTGTGAAACACATCATTGAAGCACATGGCCACCAGGTCACCGTGCGCAGTACACTCAATGTTGGATCTTCATTCGGGTTTACACTGGATAGGGGTAAAGAATAG
- a CDS encoding response regulator transcription factor, with product MDTLPGKILIVDDEPDIVEFISYNLKGKGYLISTAKDGVEAIRKARDFRPDLILLDVMMPNKDGIQTIKELRAMPDFEQTAIIFLTALSDERSEIEGLKTGADDYISKPIKPELLATRISAALRRFRKEDEQEQKLVFGDLEINKTKYTVNYQEQEILLAKKEFELLALLASKPGRVFLRNEILQRIWGTDVIVGDRTIDVHIRKIRQKVGIDLITTVKGVGYKFEMP from the coding sequence ATGGATACATTACCAGGCAAAATATTGATCGTAGACGACGAGCCGGATATAGTTGAATTTATCAGCTATAACCTCAAAGGAAAGGGATACCTCATTTCTACAGCAAAAGATGGTGTCGAAGCTATCAGGAAAGCACGCGACTTTCGCCCAGACCTGATACTGCTCGACGTGATGATGCCAAACAAAGACGGCATCCAAACCATCAAAGAACTCAGGGCAATGCCCGACTTTGAGCAGACAGCCATCATCTTCCTCACCGCCCTCAGCGACGAGCGTTCGGAGATAGAAGGACTGAAAACAGGAGCTGATGATTACATCTCTAAACCAATAAAGCCGGAATTGCTGGCAACCCGTATCAGCGCTGCCCTACGTCGCTTCCGTAAAGAAGACGAACAGGAACAAAAACTGGTGTTCGGTGACCTGGAGATCAACAAAACCAAGTACACGGTAAACTACCAGGAGCAGGAAATTTTACTGGCTAAAAAGGAATTTGAACTGCTGGCGCTGCTGGCTTCAAAACCGGGCCGCGTATTCCTCCGCAATGAAATACTGCAGCGCATCTGGGGCACAGATGTAATAGTAGGCGACCGCACTATCGACGTGCATATCCGTAAGATCCGTCAGAAAGTGGGCATCGACCTGATTACCACAGTAAAGGGCGTAGGATATAAGTTTGAAATGCCGTAG
- a CDS encoding ribonuclease H-like domain-containing protein: protein MEELKHILFIDIETVSMFPDFEQLSDRLKTEWEKKAKYLKSSTVENASASILFEERAAIFSEFAKVVCIGFGSFHKHDGEWRMRLKALTNNDEKVLLNDFCEVLTRFGEYYPGLKFCGHNIKEFDIPFLCRRMLINGMGLPDCMQLSGKKPWEIGHIDTLEMWKFGDYKHYTSLALLAEILGIPSPKEDIDGSMVGDVYWKQGDLERIGKYCMQDVLTSARVYLRLKGFSDVHPEPVFVND from the coding sequence ATGGAAGAACTGAAACATATACTTTTCATTGACATAGAAACTGTGTCGATGTTTCCCGATTTTGAGCAGCTCAGCGACCGGCTGAAAACCGAGTGGGAAAAGAAAGCAAAGTATTTAAAAAGCAGTACAGTTGAAAACGCCTCGGCCTCAATACTTTTTGAAGAGCGGGCTGCCATTTTTTCGGAGTTTGCCAAGGTGGTGTGCATAGGTTTTGGTAGCTTTCACAAGCACGACGGGGAGTGGAGAATGCGCCTAAAAGCACTCACCAACAACGATGAAAAAGTTTTGTTAAATGATTTTTGTGAGGTCCTGACGAGGTTCGGAGAGTACTATCCGGGCCTGAAATTCTGCGGACATAACATAAAAGAGTTTGATATTCCATTCCTGTGCAGGCGCATGCTTATTAATGGGATGGGACTGCCCGACTGTATGCAGCTAAGTGGCAAAAAGCCTTGGGAGATAGGCCATATAGACACGCTGGAAATGTGGAAGTTCGGTGATTATAAACATTATACTTCGCTGGCTTTGCTGGCCGAAATATTGGGGATACCTTCGCCAAAAGAAGACATTGACGGTAGCATGGTGGGAGATGTGTACTGGAAACAGGGCGATCTGGAAAGGATCGGGAAGTATTGTATGCAAGATGTGCTGACTTCGGCAAGGGTTTATCTTAGATTGAAGGGTTTCAGCGATGTTCATCCTGAGCCTGTTTTTGTGAACGATTAG
- the holA gene encoding DNA polymerase III subunit delta — translation MTAEFKKLMQSLQARQFSPVYLIDGEEPYYIDMITSFFEDKILDPAERDFNLMVLYGKDAEWVDVVNSARRFPMFAERQVVIVKDAAQMKGFNELAGYLENPAPTTILLLEHRFKKADGRSKVVKYAKEKGVHFTSDKIKDEAVPNWVQNYGHSIGFEIQEREAQILATYLGNDLQKIVNEVEKVRINVPEEKVLSAGLIQKYIGVSRDYNVFEFPEALTSGDRDKLYRMLSYFIANPKSAPMVLIVGSFYSHFNRLYQAHFLQGKNDKEMAAALGIYPSRVREIMATAKRWPLARVEYCLMLLSKYSTKAVGIDSNVHDSELLKEMIGKMEIA, via the coding sequence ATGACGGCAGAATTTAAGAAATTAATGCAATCGCTACAGGCGCGCCAGTTTTCGCCTGTATACCTTATTGACGGAGAGGAACCGTATTATATCGACATGATAACCAGCTTCTTTGAGGACAAGATACTGGATCCTGCCGAGCGTGATTTTAACCTGATGGTATTATACGGCAAGGATGCAGAGTGGGTGGATGTAGTAAACTCCGCCAGGCGTTTCCCGATGTTTGCCGAGCGCCAGGTGGTTATTGTGAAAGACGCAGCCCAGATGAAAGGCTTCAACGAACTGGCTGGTTATCTTGAAAATCCTGCACCAACAACTATTCTGCTGTTGGAACACAGGTTCAAGAAAGCGGATGGCAGGAGTAAGGTAGTGAAGTATGCAAAGGAAAAGGGTGTTCACTTCACTTCTGATAAGATCAAGGACGAGGCTGTGCCGAACTGGGTGCAGAATTATGGCCATAGCATAGGTTTTGAAATACAGGAGCGCGAAGCGCAGATACTGGCTACTTACCTGGGTAATGATCTGCAGAAGATCGTAAATGAAGTAGAGAAGGTACGTATAAATGTACCTGAGGAGAAGGTGTTATCTGCAGGGCTCATACAGAAATATATTGGCGTCAGCCGGGATTATAATGTGTTTGAATTCCCCGAAGCATTGACCAGTGGCGATAGGGACAAACTGTATCGCATGTTGTCCTATTTCATTGCCAACCCCAAGTCGGCGCCCATGGTGCTGATCGTTGGCTCCTTTTATTCGCATTTCAACCGCCTATACCAGGCGCATTTCCTGCAGGGTAAGAATGATAAAGAAATGGCCGCAGCCCTGGGTATTTATCCAAGTCGTGTACGCGAGATCATGGCAACTGCAAAACGCTGGCCCCTGGCAAGGGTAGAGTATTGCCTGATGCTTTTAAGCAAATACAGCACTAAAGCTGTGGGTATAGACAGCAATGTTCACGATAGTGAATTGCTGAAGGAAATGATCGGTAAGATGGAAATAGCTTAA
- a CDS encoding bifunctional riboflavin kinase/FAD synthetase — translation MAVFFNTDELPAFKNAVITIGTFDGVHLGHKTILKEVVEHAKAVNGESVLLTFEPHPRKLIFPNVPLKLLTPLSEKLELVSKEGVEHIVVVPFTRDFSNLTAEQYIKDFLVKKFQPESIVIGYDHHFGYDRTGNIDLLKKFSSDYGYNVFEISAQLIDEAAVSSTKIRTALEQGHVAEAATMLGRHYSLSGHVTGGAKLGRTIGYPTANLLPEDPEQLIPANGVYAILANWNEQEFKGMLNIGFRPTVTKDVVLHIEAHLFDFDKDIYDQKLELVFVERLRDEQKFPSVDVLKEQLHKDREAAKRILNA, via the coding sequence ATGGCAGTTTTCTTCAACACAGACGAGCTACCTGCATTTAAGAACGCGGTGATCACTATCGGCACTTTCGATGGTGTTCACCTCGGTCATAAAACCATTTTGAAAGAAGTGGTGGAACACGCAAAGGCTGTGAATGGGGAAAGTGTGTTACTGACCTTCGAGCCCCATCCCCGCAAGCTGATATTCCCCAATGTGCCGCTGAAACTGCTCACCCCGCTAAGTGAGAAACTCGAGCTGGTATCGAAAGAAGGGGTCGAGCATATTGTAGTGGTTCCTTTCACCCGCGATTTCAGCAACCTGACTGCAGAACAGTATATCAAAGACTTCCTGGTGAAGAAATTTCAACCAGAGAGCATAGTAATCGGCTACGACCACCATTTTGGCTACGATCGTACGGGTAACATCGACTTGCTGAAAAAGTTCTCATCTGACTACGGCTATAATGTATTTGAGATAAGCGCCCAGCTTATAGACGAGGCCGCGGTTAGCTCTACCAAGATCCGCACAGCGTTGGAACAGGGACATGTAGCTGAGGCTGCAACCATGCTTGGAAGGCACTACAGCCTGTCAGGTCACGTAACCGGAGGGGCTAAACTGGGACGTACTATCGGCTACCCTACTGCCAATTTGCTACCTGAAGATCCTGAACAACTAATACCAGCCAACGGGGTGTATGCGATACTGGCCAACTGGAACGAACAGGAGTTTAAAGGCATGCTGAATATTGGCTTCAGGCCAACCGTAACTAAGGATGTCGTACTTCATATCGAGGCACACCTGTTCGACTTCGACAAAGACATTTATGACCAGAAGCTGGAACTGGTATTTGTAGAACGCCTGCGTGATGAGCAGAAATTTCCCTCGGTAGACGTCTTAAAAGAGCAGCTGCACAAAGACAGAGAGGCAGCAAAACGCATTCTAAACGCTTAA
- the kynU gene encoding kynureninase — protein MQAYEATLDYARDQDQVDILYSFRERFLFPRHNDRDVHYFCGNSLGLQPKSVAYLMQAELDDWAKYGVEGHFQARNPWFSYHHLFSERLSKIVGASKDEVVATNTLTVNLHLLMISFYRPKDGRYKIIMEAGAFPSDQYAVETQVRMYGYDPADAIIEIKPREGAYIIEEDDILSAIETAGDSLALVMFGGVNYYTGQFFDLEQITAAAHKVGAYAGFDLAHAVGNIPMRLHDWNIDFACWCSYKYLNSGPGGVGGIFVNEKHASNPNIFRLGGWWGNDEKDRFKMEKGFFPQKNAGSWQMSNAPVFNMVAHNASLDIYDKVGMKALRAKSEKLTGFTEYLLKQVTHLPFEIITPTDPKRRGCQLSLLFKERGREVFDKLTENGVVADWREPNVIRIAPVPLYNTFEDSYRFYEILMGIQ, from the coding sequence ATGCAGGCATACGAAGCAACGCTTGATTACGCACGCGACCAGGACCAGGTAGACATATTATATTCTTTTAGAGAGAGATTCCTTTTCCCACGCCACAATGACAGAGATGTGCATTATTTCTGTGGAAATTCGTTGGGGCTGCAACCCAAAAGTGTTGCCTACCTGATGCAGGCCGAACTGGACGATTGGGCAAAATATGGCGTAGAAGGTCATTTCCAGGCACGCAACCCATGGTTTTCTTACCATCACTTGTTTTCAGAAAGGTTGTCTAAGATCGTTGGCGCTAGTAAAGATGAGGTCGTTGCCACAAATACATTGACAGTAAACCTGCATTTGCTGATGATCTCTTTTTACCGTCCCAAAGACGGCCGGTATAAGATCATCATGGAAGCTGGCGCGTTCCCTTCAGATCAGTATGCTGTGGAAACACAAGTACGTATGTATGGCTATGACCCTGCTGATGCGATCATCGAAATAAAGCCTCGCGAAGGTGCCTATATTATTGAGGAGGATGACATATTATCGGCCATTGAAACAGCCGGCGACTCTCTGGCGCTGGTGATGTTTGGTGGTGTGAACTACTATACCGGTCAGTTCTTCGACCTGGAGCAGATCACAGCTGCAGCACACAAGGTTGGTGCTTATGCAGGCTTTGATCTGGCACACGCTGTCGGCAACATTCCAATGAGGTTGCACGATTGGAACATTGACTTTGCTTGCTGGTGTTCTTATAAATACCTGAACTCAGGCCCCGGTGGCGTGGGTGGTATCTTCGTCAATGAGAAACACGCTAGCAACCCAAATATCTTCAGACTTGGCGGCTGGTGGGGTAACGATGAGAAGGACCGTTTCAAAATGGAAAAGGGTTTCTTTCCACAAAAGAATGCAGGTAGCTGGCAAATGAGTAACGCCCCTGTATTCAATATGGTGGCGCATAATGCATCGCTTGATATCTACGACAAAGTGGGCATGAAAGCGCTGCGTGCAAAAAGCGAAAAGCTTACCGGCTTCACGGAATACCTCTTAAAGCAGGTTACCCACCTTCCTTTTGAGATCATTACTCCGACTGATCCAAAGCGTCGTGGTTGCCAGCTGTCGCTACTATTCAAGGAGCGCGGCAGGGAAGTGTTTGACAAGCTGACTGAGAATGGTGTTGTAGCCGACTGGCGCGAACCAAACGTGATACGTATTGCTCCTGTGCCGCTGTACAATACTTTCGAAGACTCTTATCGCTTCTACGAGATATTGATGGGCATACAATAA
- a CDS encoding LemA family protein, whose product MKKGTLVIVILLAILMIGGCMTCNLQKTLVNQDENVKSKWGEVQNQYQRRSDLVPNLVATVKGAAAHENKTLTDVINARAKATSIQVDPDNLTPEKVREFQQAQGELSAALGRLMVVSEAYPQLQVNQNFLALQDQLEGTENRITVARKNYNDAVQEYNVQVRTFPNNIFAGMLGFEKRGMFEAEQGAQKAPQVQF is encoded by the coding sequence ATGAAAAAAGGTACTCTTGTTATTGTAATACTACTTGCCATATTGATGATAGGCGGTTGCATGACCTGTAACCTGCAAAAAACATTGGTGAACCAAGATGAAAATGTAAAATCCAAATGGGGAGAAGTGCAGAACCAGTATCAACGCCGTTCAGACCTGGTACCTAATCTTGTGGCAACAGTAAAGGGTGCAGCTGCACACGAAAACAAAACCTTGACAGATGTGATCAATGCCCGCGCCAAGGCAACTTCTATACAAGTAGATCCTGATAACCTGACACCTGAAAAGGTACGTGAGTTCCAACAGGCGCAAGGAGAGCTAAGCGCAGCGCTGGGACGACTGATGGTGGTATCAGAAGCTTATCCTCAGCTGCAGGTGAACCAAAACTTCCTCGCACTGCAAGATCAGCTGGAAGGTACAGAGAACAGGATCACTGTAGCACGCAAGAACTATAATGATGCAGTGCAGGAGTACAACGTACAGGTGAGAACCTTCCCGAACAACATATTTGCCGGTATGCTTGGTTTTGAAAAACGCGGCATGTTTGAGGCAGAGCAAGGCGCACAAAAAGCACCGCAGGTTCAATTCTAG
- a CDS encoding TPM domain-containing protein, whose amino-acid sequence MGLFRKKKPLLPPEDQEKVVVCIQDAESKTTGELRVFLESRCAYVDAMDRARELFAGLRMHETERRNAVLVYMAIDDQQFAIMGDEEIYKQAGGPLFWHNAAEQFKAYLKEGKLADGLCVCVNELGKALAQHFPYDPSIPHNELPDEIVFGK is encoded by the coding sequence ATGGGATTATTCCGTAAAAAAAAGCCACTACTTCCTCCTGAAGACCAGGAGAAGGTAGTGGTTTGTATACAAGATGCCGAAAGCAAAACGACTGGTGAGCTTCGGGTATTTCTTGAAAGCCGCTGTGCCTACGTGGATGCCATGGATCGTGCAAGGGAGCTATTTGCTGGCTTGCGTATGCACGAGACGGAGCGCCGGAATGCAGTATTGGTGTACATGGCCATAGACGATCAACAGTTTGCAATCATGGGTGATGAGGAAATATATAAGCAAGCTGGTGGTCCGTTGTTTTGGCATAATGCCGCCGAACAGTTTAAAGCTTACCTGAAAGAAGGTAAACTGGCTGATGGTCTTTGTGTTTGCGTTAATGAGCTGGGTAAAGCCCTGGCGCAGCATTTTCCGTACGATCCTTCAATTCCTCATAATGAGTTGCCCGACGAAATAGTTTTTGGTAAATGA
- a CDS encoding TPM domain-containing protein, translating into MMIELKPVFSRCVLALWALLVVSLPVLAQSDKDFPAKPSPARLVNDLAGAMSPGEQAQLEQKLVDFDKTTSTQITIVTIKNLGGYEIAQYAVELGNRWGVGRKGKDNGVLVLASLDDRKVNISTGYGLEGALTDATSGRIIRNEIVPQFKKGNYYEGFSRAADAIIAATKGEYTNEEGDADRGDGKGGFPIGLIIFIVIILWLASRGGGGRGGGGYMSRRGYRGWGGPFIGGGFGGGSFGGGGWSSGGGSSGGFGGFGGGSFGGGGASGSW; encoded by the coding sequence ATGATGATAGAGCTTAAGCCTGTTTTTTCAAGATGTGTGTTAGCGCTATGGGCATTGCTCGTGGTTTCATTGCCTGTGCTTGCACAAAGCGATAAGGATTTTCCAGCAAAGCCAAGCCCAGCAAGGTTAGTCAATGATCTGGCCGGTGCTATGAGCCCTGGTGAACAGGCTCAGCTTGAGCAAAAGCTGGTGGATTTTGATAAAACTACATCGACGCAGATAACGATCGTAACAATCAAAAATCTTGGTGGTTATGAGATAGCGCAATATGCTGTAGAGCTTGGCAATCGTTGGGGTGTAGGTCGCAAAGGCAAGGATAACGGTGTTCTGGTATTGGCTTCGCTTGATGACAGAAAGGTTAACATCTCAACTGGCTATGGTCTTGAAGGCGCGCTGACTGATGCGACCAGCGGTCGTATTATCCGCAATGAGATCGTCCCGCAATTCAAGAAAGGGAATTACTATGAAGGTTTCAGTAGGGCAGCTGACGCAATTATAGCGGCTACTAAAGGAGAATATACCAACGAAGAAGGCGATGCTGATAGAGGTGATGGTAAAGGTGGCTTCCCGATAGGGCTTATCATCTTCATTGTTATCATCTTATGGTTGGCCAGTCGGGGCGGTGGTGGTCGCGGTGGCGGCGGCTACATGAGTCGCAGAGGCTATCGTGGCTGGGGCGGACCATTTATCGGAGGTGGTTTTGGTGGCGGCAGCTTTGGTGGCGGAGGCTGGAGCAGCGGTGGCGGTAGTAGCGGTGGTTTTGGAGGCTTCGGTGGCGGCAGTTTCGGTGGCGGCGGTGCCAGCGGAAGCTGGTAG